From the Lolium rigidum isolate FL_2022 chromosome 2, APGP_CSIRO_Lrig_0.1, whole genome shotgun sequence genome, one window contains:
- the LOC124688064 gene encoding rab escort protein 1-like codes for MADASAGGFPDDYPTIDPTSFDVVVCGTGLPESILAAACAAAGKTVLHVDPNPFYGSLYSSVPLPSLPSFLSPGSSAPCPPPSTATSSPAAAASHSAVHLDRRCLYSEVETSGTVPEPSGRFTVDLVGPRVLYCADEAVDLLLRSGGNNHVEFKSVEGGSLLYWDGALYPVPDSKGAIFMDSTLKPGMKTLLFSFFKLVESHIAASSSGDKEEGEGEASGKISEEDLDLPFVEFLKKQRLPLKISAVMLYAIAMADYDQDAADSCEKLLTTRDGIKSIALYLSSIKRFANAEGAFIYPMYGHGELPQAFCRFAAVKGALYVLRMPVTALLLDQEKKRYIGTRLASGQDILCQQLILDPSFKIPSLDIPSDVSDSNSPRKVARGICITSSSIKQGKSSVLVVFPPKSLQEQQAAAVRVLQLSSNVAVCPPGMFMAYLSTPCTDVFMGKQCINKAIEVLFSAQGSDDSEGHLETTSENIDNAKPTLIWNCVYVQEITQGTSGTVLSCPMPDENLDYRNILESTKKLFSDTYPSEEFLPRNSAPKYADDDSDSAE; via the exons ATGGCGGACGCCTCCGCCGGCGGCTTCCCGGACGACTACCCCACAATCGACCCCACCTCATTCGACGTGGTCGTCTGCGGCACCGGGCTCCCGGAGTccatcctcgccgccgcctgCGCGGCCGCCGGGAAGACCGTCCTCCACGTCGACCCCAACCCCTTCTACGGCTCCCTCTACTCCTCCGTCCCGCTCCCGTccctcccctccttcctctccccCGGCTCCTCCGCCCCCTGCCCGCCTCCCTCAACCGCaacctcctcccccgccgccgccgcttcgcacAGCGCCGTCCATCTCGACCGCCGCTGTCTGTACTCGGAGGTTGAGACCTCGGGGACGGTTCCCGAACCGTCCGGCCGCTTCACGGTCGACCTGGTGGGTCCCAGGGTGCTGTACTGCGCCGACGAGGCCGTGGACCTTCTTCTCAGATCAGGTGGGAACAACCATGTGGAGTTCAAGAGCGTGGAGGGGGGCAGCCTCCTCTACTGGGACGGCGCCCTCTACCCGGTGCCGGACTCCAAGGGGGCCATCTTCATGGACAGCACGCTTAAGCCTGGCATGAAGACCCTCCTGTTCAGCTTCTTCAAGCTTGTCGAGTCGCACATTGCCGCGTCGTCCTCTGGCGacaaggaggagggggagggagagGCCTCGGGCAAGATATCCGAGGAGGACCTGGACCTCCCCTTCGTTGAATTCCTCAAGAAACAGAGGCTTCCACTGAAGATAAGCGC GGTTATGTTGTATGCCATTGCCATGGCAGATTATGATCAAGATGCCGCGGACTCGTGTGAGAAATTATTAACAACGAGAGATGGAATCAAGAGCATAGCTCTCTATTTGTCGTCTATTAAGAG GTTCGCTAATGCAGAAGGTGCTTTCATCTATCCTATGTATGGGCATGGCGAGCTGCCGCAAGCTTTCTGCCGCTTTGCTGCTGTTAAGGGCGCCCTATAT GTGCTGCGGATGCCGGTCACAGCCCTTCTCCTGGACCAG GAAAAGAAGCGTTATATAGGCACCAGATTGGCATCTGGTCAGGATATTTTGTGCCAGCAGTTGATTCTTGATCCTTCATTCAAAATTCCTTCCTTGGATATCCCATCTGATGTTTCAGACTCAAACTCGCCAAGAAAAGTTGCTAGAGGAATATGCATAACCAGCAGCTCTATTAAACAGGGCAAATCAAGTGTTCTGGTTGTTTTTCCCCCAAAAT CACTACAAGAGCAGCAGGCAGCAGCTGTTCGGGTGCTTCAGTTGAGCAGCAATGTAGCAGTATGTCCTCCTGGAAT GTTCATGGCATATCTGTCTACTCCCTGTACTGATGTCTTTATGGGAAAGCAATGCATAAACAAAGCAATAGAGGTTCTTTTCAGTGCTCAGGGTTCAGATGATTCAGAAGGCCATTTGGAGACAACCAGCGAAAACATTGATAATGCAAAGCCAACGCTAATCTGGAATTGTGTGTATGTTCAAGAGATCACACAG GGAACATCTGGTACTGTGTTGTCATGCCCTATGCCTGATGAAAATCTGGACTACAGGAATATACTGGAATCAACAAAAAAG TTATTCTCAGATACTTATCCTAGCGAAGAATTCCTGCCTAGAAACTCAGCTCCCAAATATGCCGATGACGACTCTGATtctgcagaataa